A single genomic interval of Oryza sativa Japonica Group chromosome 7, ASM3414082v1 harbors:
- the LOC4342268 gene encoding uncharacterized protein isoform X1 codes for MAMVRSALGKISRRLSGSSAVICQAPPLPSLHPAAQLMTTAFSSPAAAAAARVRRIPNLQFFVQGLQHPPFICKGTERMQWAGQKRFFSVEAKAKDAKLMESARSSVKRLMAWMNEQANPRNTAIVLTIINVVYLGIFIRECLRSDEHAKDCTADDNGDRNSSYRIVKYGCHDPYACPWYRALVAQYAVMLVLVLFTM; via the exons atggCGATGGTGCGGTCGGCGTTGGGGAAGATCTCCCGCCGCCTCTCGGGATCCTCGGCGGTGATCTGCCAAGCCCCGCCGCTGCCCTCCCTCCACCCTGCCGCCCAGCTGATGACGACGGCCTTCtcgtctccggccgccgccgccgctgcgcgtgTCCGCCGTATCCCTAACCTGCAG TTCTTTGTGCAGGGTCTGCAACATCCCCCTTTCATCTGCAAAGGAACTGAGCGTATGCAGTGGGCAGGACAAAAGAGGTTCTTCTCAGTGGAGGCGAAAGCTAAAGATGCTAAGCTTATGGAATCAGCACG GTCGTCTGTGAAGAGGCTCATGGCTTGGATGAATGAACAGGCTAACCCACGCAATACAGCCATAGTTTTAACAATCATCAATGTGGTATATCTTGGTATCTTTATTAGAGAGTGCCTAAGATCGGATGAACATGCAAAAGACTGCACTGCTGATGATAACGGGGACCGTAATTCAAGCTACAGGATAGTTAAATATGGATGTCATGACCCTTATGCATGTCCTTGGTACCGTGCCCTAGTTGCTCAGTATGCTGTGATGTTAGTACTAGTTCTTTTTACAATGTAG
- the LOC4342267 gene encoding mitogen-activated protein kinase kinase kinase 5 isoform X1 gives MPLTLRARASWSPQASVMPTWWKRSKSAFQRSSAVSSAPASPARASTSSCAAPGRRSAAGRCADDAGGLLLARRRQLTRQRKLRHVDDIGVGLESLGLVVANSSPPPRGRASTSAAVGHPVSIPIARSASSAEFRAVHQPPPRAATAASPVLLPLPLPSPKPVESDTSEPDVGGERATRVTSQIVQNFPDNNNNLPDNSSKRTTTSSHHRKVFREKFQDKSSTETANFRLNIPAKSAPSSGFSSPVCSPRRFSNAEYTTPTAQGPQAWSAPSVRSVDSMATSSPRISPEIYTGVTEQSTFSNSLRSPILMSKNSSAPPSPLHPKLFPENNMSRIEGNGNVSFHPLPRPPGAINSMQTSIVNQSAPKVEMPSVAGQWQKGRLLGSGTFGCVYEATNRQTGALCAMKEVNIIPDDAKSAESLKQLEQEIKFLSQFKHENIVQYYGSDTFEDRFYIYLEYVHPGSINKYVKQHYGAMTESVVRNFTRHILRGLAFLHGQKIMHRDIKGANLLVDVSGVVKLADFGMAKHLSTAAPNLSLKGTPYWMAPEMVQATLNKDVGYDLAVDIWSLGCTIIEMFNGKPPWSDLEGPAAMFRVLHKDPPIPDNLSHEGKDFLQFCFKRNPAERPTASELLEHPFIRNSSHYNKHGSIHSFAGIKSNDNNNGNGSRDKAASKSDSCVKGKITVGEPTNARPSESSAFRLTPLSIQEVAPNFSSRPLGLTSNPSPSANLVNTVYFPIANSQRSPLPRPNEKEALF, from the exons ATGCCATTAACCCTACGCGCACGGGCCTCCTGGTCGCCGCAGGCCTCCGTGATGCCGACGTGGTGGAAGCGCTCCAAGTCGGCGTTCCAGCGCtcctccgccgtctcctccgccccggcctcgccggcgagggCCTCCACCTCGTCGTGCGCGGCGCCCggccgccgcagcgccgccggcAGGTGCGCCGATGACGCCGGGGGCCTCCTCCTCGCGCGGCGCAGGCAGCTCACGCGGCAGCGGAAGCTGCGCCACGTCGACGACATCGGCGTCGGGCTCGAGAgcctcggcctcgtcgtcgcgaACTCCTCGCCTCCCCCCAGAGGCCGCGCCTCCACGTCCGCGGCCGTCGGCCACCCCGTCTCGATCCCGATCGCGAGGTCCGCGAGCTCCGCCGAGTTCAGAGCcgtgcaccagccgccgccgagggccgccacggcggcgtcgcCCGTGCTGctcccgctgccgctgccgtctcCCAAGCCGGTGGAATCGGACACGTCGGAGCCGGATGTTGGTGGCGAGAGGGCGACGAG GGTGACAAGCCAGATTGTTCAAAATTTTcctgataataataataatcttcCTGACAATAGTTCAAAGCGTACTACCACCTCTAGTCACCACAGGAAGGTGTTCCGAGAGAAGTTCCAAGATAAGAGTTCAACTGAAACTGCCAACTTTCGGTTGAACATTCCTGCTAAAAGTGCTCCAAGCAGTGGGTTTTCAAGCCCCGTGTGCAGCCCTCGAAGATTCAGCAATGCCGAATATACGACACCAACTGCTCAAGGTCCCCAAGCGTGGTCCGCTCCATCTGTCCGCTCGGTAGATTCTATGGCAACTTCATCTCCGCGGATTTCACCTGAAATATATACAGGGGTTACAGAGCAATCAACTTTTTCTAACTCATTGAGAAGTCCTATTCTAATGTCGAAGAATTCCAGTGCCCCTCCATCACCTCTGCACCCAAAATTATTCCCAGAAAATAATATGTCACGTATTGAAGGCAATGGGAATGTCAGTTTCCACCCATTACCACGCCCTCCTGGAGCTATAAACTCAATGCAGACAAGCATTGTTAACCAGTCTGCTCCAAAAGTTGAAATGCCCTCAGTGGCTGGTCAGTGGCAAAAGGGAAGACTCCTCGGTAGCGGCACATTTGGCTGTGTATATGAAGCTACCAATCG GCAAACTGGAGCTCTTTGTGCAATGAAAGAAGTCAACATAATTCCTGATGATGCGAAATCTGCCGAGTCTTTGAAGCAGTTAGAGCAG GAAATAAAGTTCCTAAGCCAATTCAAGCACGAAAACATAGTGCAGTATTATGGAAGTGACACT TTTGAAGATCGCTTCTACATTTACCTGGAATATGTTCACCCAGGTTCAATTAATAAGTATGTCAAACAACATTATGGAGCAATGACGGAATCAGTTGTCCGCAACTTCACCCGCCATATTCTTAGGGGTTTAGCGTTTTTGCATGGCCAAAAGATTATGCATAG GGATATCAAAGGAGCAAACCTGCTAGTTGATGTTAGTGGTGTAGTCAAATTAGCTGACTTTGGAATGGCCAAGCAT TTAAGTACTGCAGCCCCCAATCTTTCACTGAAGGGAACACCATACTGGATGGCCCCAGAG ATGGTTCAGGCTACACTTAATAAAGATGTGGGTTATGATCTTGCTGTTGATATCTGGAGTCTTGGTTGTACCATTATCGAGATGTTTAATGGAAAACCTCCCTGGAGTGATCTTGAAGGG CCTGCTGCAATGTTTAGAGTTTTGCATAAAGACCCACCAATTCCTGACAATTTATCTCATGAGGGCAAAGATTTTCTGCAATTCTGTTTCAAGAGGAATCCAGCAGAGAGACCAACTGCAAGTGAGCTGTTGGAGCATCCATTTATCCGGAATTCAAGTCATTACAACAAACATGGTTCCATACATTCATTTGCGGGGATTAAATCCAAT GATAATAATAATGGAAATGGTTCAAGAGACAAAGCAGCCTCGAAGAGTGATTCCTGCGTGAAAGGAAAAATTACTGTAGG TGAGCCAACCAATGCTAGGCCTTCCGAATCGTCAGCTTTTCGATTGACTCCACTATCAATCCAGGAAGTTGCACCTAACTTCTCCTCTAGACCCTTAGGTCTAACCTCCAATCCTAGTCCATCAGCCAATTTAGTGAACACTGTATATTTTCCGATTGCAAACTCTCAGCGTAGTCCTTTGCCAAGACCTAATGAAAAGGAGGCTCTGTTCTAA
- the LOC4342266 gene encoding putative F-box/FBD/LRR-repeat protein At4g03220, with the protein MEDGDGEEGTAKRAKLSAGDGGGGGGEDRLSALPDDLLVQILLRVGTSAAARTSVLSRRWRSLWYLLPELDFVSTADARAIRAALAYHGAPPLRLLLVSAVGATAGSVAEWLPLAARRLSGYLGLLNVVPKTKRDEGEGAAAGEVLELPCFASAANLALDLGFIAVAMPRSGVFSRLTLLSLDNVRFHRPCDLGDAVSSPRSPFLKRLTIQNAHGLSNLSIHSESLLQIRLGGLKGLKQLNVVAPALGALYVISCFSDPLAMSQPVADISAPQLETLHWEDAFDPSSVRFGNMANVKCLGTHFYLAFGQEDFGHNGDCLRLLQRFQFDALDRLSLTLAYMSELNDLENEYLMEEMTMLPDIMFLGLTVLASGHAIGPSVFHVLRMSTSIRRLELATDIYSSNPQARAACSSSCTCDLPPNWKTEELKLAFLHEVEINNFRGTEHQIALVKQLFGWAAMLKDMTINFCHSITESMARKVCQMLLSFSRPEILMNFYIYQQTTSGFVCSRGQMHRTKLVA; encoded by the exons ATGGAGGACGGCGATGGGGAGGAAGGCACCGCCAAGCGCGCCAAGCtctccgccggcgacggcggcggcggcggcggcgaggaccgccTCAGCGCGCTTCCCGACGACCTGCTCGTCCAAATCCTTCTCCGGGTAGggacgagcgccgccgcgcggaCCAGCGTCCTCTCCCGGCGCTGGCGCTCCCTCTGGTACCTCCTCCCGGAGCTCGATTTCGTCTCCACAGCCGACGCCCGCGCCatccgcgccgccctcgcctacCATGGAgcgcctcccctccgcctcctcctcgtctccgcCGTGGGCGCCACCGCTGGATCCGTCGCGGAATGGCTccccctcgccgcgcgccgcctctccggCTATCTAGGGCTTCTCAACGTGGTGCCGAAGACGAAGAGAGAcgagggggagggcgccgccgctggagAAGTTCTTGAGCTGCCCTGCTTCGCCAGCGCCGCCAACCTCGCGCTGGACCTAGGGTTCATTGCCGTCGCCATGCCGCGCTCCGGCGTGTTCTCCCGGCTCACCCTCCTCTCACTCGACAACGTCCGGTTCCACCGCCCGTGCGACCTCGGCGACGCCGTCTCCTCACCGCGGTCCCCATTCCTGAAGAGACTCACCATCCAGAATGCCCATGGGTTGAGCAATCTCAGCATCCACTCGGAGTCTCTCCTGCAGATTCGTTTGGGGGGACTGAAAGGATTGAAGCAGCTCAATGTCGTTGCGCCGGCACTCGGCGCGCTATATGTGATCTCCTGCTTCTCCGATCCTCTGGCTATGAGTCAACCGGTGGCCGACATCTCAGCCCCTCAGCTGGAGACTCTCCACTGGGAGGATGCTTTCGATCCAAGCTCCGTCCGGTTTGGCAACATGGCAAATGTCAAGTGTCTGGGAACTCACTTTTATCTTGCATTTGGACAAGAGGACTTCGGCCACAATGGCGATTGTTTAAGGCTGTTGCAGCGCTTTCAGTTTGATGCCCTCGACCGTCTTTCCCTCACGCTTGCCTATATGTCG GAACTAAATGACCTTGAAAATGAATACTTGATGGAAGAAATGACAATGCTCCCTGACATTATGTTCCTGGGCCTTACTGTATTGGCAAGTGGACATGCCATTGGTCCCAGCGTATTCCATGTTCTGAGAATGAGCACTAGTATAAGAAGGTTGGAGCTGGCAACAGATATTTATTCTAGTAATCCGCAG GCACGAGCTGCATGTTCATCAAGTTGCACTTGTGATCTTCCACCAAATTGGAAAACTGAGGAACTAAAGTTGGCATTCCTTCATGAGGTAGAAATCAATAACTTCAGGGGAACCGAACATCAAATTGCTCTTGTGAAGCAGCTATTCGGTTGGGCAGCAATGCTGAAAGACATGACAATAAATTTCTGTCATTCAATCACTGAGAGCATGGCAAGGAAGGTGTGCCAGATGTTACTAAGTTTCTCTAGGCCAGAAATACTCATGAATTTTTACATTTACCAACAAACGACATCAGGTTTTGTATGTTCCAGAGGACAAATGCACCGCACTAAACTTGTTGCTTGA
- the LOC4342267 gene encoding mitogen-activated protein kinase kinase kinase 5 isoform X2, whose product MPLTLRARASWSPQASVMPTWWKRSKSAFQRSSAVSSAPASPARASTSSCAAPGRRSAAGRCADDAGGLLLARRRQLTRQRKLRHVDDIGVGLESLGLVVANSSPPPRGRASTSAAVGHPVSIPIARSASSAEFRAVHQPPPRAATAASPVLLPLPLPSPKPVESDTSEPDVGGERATRVTSQIVQNFPDNNNNLPDNSSKRTTTSSHHRKVFREKFQDKSSTETANFRLNIPAKSAPSSGFSSPVCSPRRFSNAEYTTPTAQGPQAWSAPSVRSVDSMATSSPRISPEIYTGVTEQSTFSNSLRSPILMSKNSSAPPSPLHPKLFPENNMSRIEGNGNVSFHPLPRPPGAINSMQTSIVNQSAPKVEMPSVAGQWQKGRLLGSGTFGCVYEATNRQTGALCAMKEVNIIPDDAKSAESLKQLEQEIKFLSQFKHENIVQYYGSDTFEDRFYIYLEYVHPGSINKYVKQHYGAMTESVVRNFTRHILRGLAFLHGQKIMHRDIKGANLLVDVSGVVKLADFGMAKHLSTAAPNLSLKGTPYWMAPEMVQATLNKDVGYDLAVDIWSLGCTIIEMFNGKPPWSDLEGIFCNSVSRGIQQRDQLQVSCWSIHLSGIQVITTNMVPYIHLRGLNPMIIIMEMVQETKQPRRVIPA is encoded by the exons ATGCCATTAACCCTACGCGCACGGGCCTCCTGGTCGCCGCAGGCCTCCGTGATGCCGACGTGGTGGAAGCGCTCCAAGTCGGCGTTCCAGCGCtcctccgccgtctcctccgccccggcctcgccggcgagggCCTCCACCTCGTCGTGCGCGGCGCCCggccgccgcagcgccgccggcAGGTGCGCCGATGACGCCGGGGGCCTCCTCCTCGCGCGGCGCAGGCAGCTCACGCGGCAGCGGAAGCTGCGCCACGTCGACGACATCGGCGTCGGGCTCGAGAgcctcggcctcgtcgtcgcgaACTCCTCGCCTCCCCCCAGAGGCCGCGCCTCCACGTCCGCGGCCGTCGGCCACCCCGTCTCGATCCCGATCGCGAGGTCCGCGAGCTCCGCCGAGTTCAGAGCcgtgcaccagccgccgccgagggccgccacggcggcgtcgcCCGTGCTGctcccgctgccgctgccgtctcCCAAGCCGGTGGAATCGGACACGTCGGAGCCGGATGTTGGTGGCGAGAGGGCGACGAG GGTGACAAGCCAGATTGTTCAAAATTTTcctgataataataataatcttcCTGACAATAGTTCAAAGCGTACTACCACCTCTAGTCACCACAGGAAGGTGTTCCGAGAGAAGTTCCAAGATAAGAGTTCAACTGAAACTGCCAACTTTCGGTTGAACATTCCTGCTAAAAGTGCTCCAAGCAGTGGGTTTTCAAGCCCCGTGTGCAGCCCTCGAAGATTCAGCAATGCCGAATATACGACACCAACTGCTCAAGGTCCCCAAGCGTGGTCCGCTCCATCTGTCCGCTCGGTAGATTCTATGGCAACTTCATCTCCGCGGATTTCACCTGAAATATATACAGGGGTTACAGAGCAATCAACTTTTTCTAACTCATTGAGAAGTCCTATTCTAATGTCGAAGAATTCCAGTGCCCCTCCATCACCTCTGCACCCAAAATTATTCCCAGAAAATAATATGTCACGTATTGAAGGCAATGGGAATGTCAGTTTCCACCCATTACCACGCCCTCCTGGAGCTATAAACTCAATGCAGACAAGCATTGTTAACCAGTCTGCTCCAAAAGTTGAAATGCCCTCAGTGGCTGGTCAGTGGCAAAAGGGAAGACTCCTCGGTAGCGGCACATTTGGCTGTGTATATGAAGCTACCAATCG GCAAACTGGAGCTCTTTGTGCAATGAAAGAAGTCAACATAATTCCTGATGATGCGAAATCTGCCGAGTCTTTGAAGCAGTTAGAGCAG GAAATAAAGTTCCTAAGCCAATTCAAGCACGAAAACATAGTGCAGTATTATGGAAGTGACACT TTTGAAGATCGCTTCTACATTTACCTGGAATATGTTCACCCAGGTTCAATTAATAAGTATGTCAAACAACATTATGGAGCAATGACGGAATCAGTTGTCCGCAACTTCACCCGCCATATTCTTAGGGGTTTAGCGTTTTTGCATGGCCAAAAGATTATGCATAG GGATATCAAAGGAGCAAACCTGCTAGTTGATGTTAGTGGTGTAGTCAAATTAGCTGACTTTGGAATGGCCAAGCAT TTAAGTACTGCAGCCCCCAATCTTTCACTGAAGGGAACACCATACTGGATGGCCCCAGAG ATGGTTCAGGCTACACTTAATAAAGATGTGGGTTATGATCTTGCTGTTGATATCTGGAGTCTTGGTTGTACCATTATCGAGATGTTTAATGGAAAACCTCCCTGGAGTGATCTTGAAGGG ATTTTCTGCAATTCTGTTTCAAGAGGAATCCAGCAGAGAGACCAACTGCAAGTGAGCTGTTGGAGCATCCATTTATCCGGAATTCAAGTCATTACAACAAACATGGTTCCATACATTCATTTGCGGGGATTAAATCCAAT GATAATAATAATGGAAATGGTTCAAGAGACAAAGCAGCCTCGAAGAGTGATTCCTGCGTGA
- the LOC4342268 gene encoding uncharacterized protein isoform X2 produces the protein MAMVRSALGKISRRLSGSSAVICQAPPLPSLHPAAQLMTTAFSSPAAAAAARVRRIPNLQGLQHPPFICKGTERMQWAGQKRFFSVEAKAKDAKLMESARSSVKRLMAWMNEQANPRNTAIVLTIINVVYLGIFIRECLRSDEHAKDCTADDNGDRNSSYRIVKYGCHDPYACPWYRALVAQYAVMLVLVLFTM, from the exons atggCGATGGTGCGGTCGGCGTTGGGGAAGATCTCCCGCCGCCTCTCGGGATCCTCGGCGGTGATCTGCCAAGCCCCGCCGCTGCCCTCCCTCCACCCTGCCGCCCAGCTGATGACGACGGCCTTCtcgtctccggccgccgccgccgctgcgcgtgTCCGCCGTATCCCTAACCTGCAG GGTCTGCAACATCCCCCTTTCATCTGCAAAGGAACTGAGCGTATGCAGTGGGCAGGACAAAAGAGGTTCTTCTCAGTGGAGGCGAAAGCTAAAGATGCTAAGCTTATGGAATCAGCACG GTCGTCTGTGAAGAGGCTCATGGCTTGGATGAATGAACAGGCTAACCCACGCAATACAGCCATAGTTTTAACAATCATCAATGTGGTATATCTTGGTATCTTTATTAGAGAGTGCCTAAGATCGGATGAACATGCAAAAGACTGCACTGCTGATGATAACGGGGACCGTAATTCAAGCTACAGGATAGTTAAATATGGATGTCATGACCCTTATGCATGTCCTTGGTACCGTGCCCTAGTTGCTCAGTATGCTGTGATGTTAGTACTAGTTCTTTTTACAATGTAG
- the LOC4342269 gene encoding myb family transcription factor EFM — translation MGLDVGEIGVGAADLSLDLKMFAAKSFGRVRGKDTTTTAMGDCIRRLEEEMGKIEVFRRELPLCVRLLADVIDVMKEEVEKKGGDRKEDEEDAAGDKSNWMSTAQLWTGNSGGPDAAAADPEKQDKVRISSEAKSNGGAFVGSGAPAFARPKQSLMRKEDMAYDVRMPDLSLLSPPASAAAADESRRQVVGFSQAAARAAAMAASGPALSLQPQPQPAAAQQQQQARKTRRCWSPDLHRKFVAALQQLGGPQVATPKQIRELMKVDGLTNDEVKSHLQKYRLHNRPRVPSSTIVNQPIVLMQGLCYIPQEQSSSQSGSPEGPLHFSGSGMAGGGSSAATVSCEEEDGRSESYGWK, via the exons ATGGGGCTGGATGTGGGGGAAatcggcgtcggcgcggcggacCTGAGCCTGGATCTCAAGATGTTCGCCGCCAAGAGCTTCGGCCGCGTCAGGGGCAaggacaccaccaccaccgccatggGTGACTGCATCCGGAGGCTCGAGGAGGAGATGGGCAAGATCGAGGTCTTCCGCCGCGAGCTCCCCCTCTGCgtccgcctcctcgccgacg TGATTGATGTGAtgaaggaggaggtggagaagaagggtgGTGATCGtaaggaggatgaggaggacgccgccggcgacaagaGCAACTGGATGAGCACCGCGCAGCTCTGGACTGGGAATTCCGGCGGcccagacgccgccgccgctgatccAGAG AAGCAGGACAAGGTGAGGATCTCGTCGGAGGCGAAGTCCAACGGCGGCGCGTTTGTGGGCTCTGGCGCGCCGGCTTTCGCGCGgccgaagcagagcttgatgagGAAGGAGGACATGGCGTACGACGTCAGGATGCCGGATCTGTCGCTGCTCTCGCCGcctgcttccgccgccgccgccgacgaaagCCGCCGTCAGGTCGTGGGCTTCTCCCAGGCCGCGGCGAGGGCTGCCGCCATGGCGGCGTCTGGCCCCGCTCTCAGCCTCCAGCCCCAGCctcagccggcggcggcgcagcagcagcagcaggcgagGAAGACGAGGCGGTGCTGGTCGCCGGACCTCCACCGCAAGTTCGTCGCCGCCTTGCAGCAACTCGGTGGCCCTCAAG TTGCCACTCCAAAGCAAATCAGGGAGCTGATGAAGGTGGATGGACTGACAAATGACGAGGTCAAAAGCCATCTTCAG AAGTACCGCCTGCACAACCGGCCGAGAGTGCCAAGCTCAACAATTGTGAACCAACCGATTGTGCTCATGCAAGGGCTCTGTTACATTCCTCAAGAGCAAAGCAGCTCCCAGTCTGGATCCCCTGAGGGTCCTCTCCATTTCTCAGGCTCAGGCATGGCCGGTGGCGGCtcatcggcggcgacggtcagctgcgaggaggaggatggcagGTCTGAGAGCTATGGCTGGAAATGA